A stretch of Myxococcales bacterium DNA encodes these proteins:
- a CDS encoding FadR family transcriptional regulator has protein sequence MQSISRSAAIAAELRDEILRGQYRCGERLPSERDLAERFGVHRGAVREALKRLEQLGVAKIHPGGARVAPIEEASLDVVEHLINLEDPPDPKIVDQVFEVMSGLFSTAARLCAERATEQQRVDIHKLLARAKQKLSNPDHIELMHQLVDLFVEASDNLVLTLVRRGVKTGFIEELDRRHPHLLPPISPNQALFDKLAEAIDAKDGAAASDAVIELTLELRIHAIAAMTNERERLSLERMSS, from the coding sequence ATGCAATCGATTTCTCGAAGCGCGGCAATCGCTGCGGAGTTGCGCGACGAAATTCTGCGCGGCCAGTATCGCTGCGGAGAACGCCTGCCCTCCGAGCGAGATCTGGCCGAACGCTTTGGAGTGCACCGAGGAGCGGTGCGCGAGGCGTTGAAACGCCTGGAGCAACTCGGGGTCGCCAAAATTCATCCCGGCGGAGCACGGGTTGCGCCGATCGAGGAGGCCAGCCTCGACGTCGTCGAACACCTGATCAATCTCGAAGATCCCCCCGATCCCAAAATTGTCGACCAGGTGTTTGAGGTGATGAGCGGGCTGTTCAGCACGGCCGCTCGATTGTGCGCCGAACGCGCCACCGAACAGCAGCGAGTCGATATCCACAAGCTTCTCGCCAGAGCCAAGCAGAAGCTTTCCAACCCCGATCACATCGAACTCATGCATCAACTCGTCGATCTCTTCGTAGAGGCCAGCGACAATCTCGTGTTGACGTTGGTGCGGAGAGGCGTCAAGACCGGCTTCATTGAAGAGCTCGACAGGCGCCACCCGCACCTCCTACCTCCGATTTCTCCGAATCAAGCCTTGTTCGACAAGCTCGCAGAGGCGATCGATGCGAAAGACGGAGCAGCCGCGTCAGACGCGGTAATTGAACTAACCCTCGAACTTCGAATCCACGCCATTGCGGCCATGACGAATGAACGAGAGCGCCTGTCCCTGGAAAGGATGTCGTCGTGA